The following proteins are co-located in the Seriola aureovittata isolate HTS-2021-v1 ecotype China chromosome 7, ASM2101889v1, whole genome shotgun sequence genome:
- the LOC130172667 gene encoding serum paraoxonase/arylesterase 2-like, which yields MGKLGFISLVIAAFSALLGERIVNLRKRTLASRELVQNHLPNCVALKNLDYGSEDITILGDGLAFISAGLKYPGMPSSDVTGKIFSIDLQDSRIKPVELRMPRNFDLESFNPHGISVYTDPSDDTIYLFVVNHPQHKSQVEVFRFVEDDHSLVYLKTIKHELLYSVNDIVAVGVDSFYATNDHYFTHEIVKSLVEPLLAQPWTNVVYYSPKDVKIVSEGYYFANGINISPDKRHIYVADLFDHNVHVLERKEDNTLATVKSVAVGSLCDNIEVDPETGDLWLGCHPNGWKAFMFDPKDPPGSEVIRIQKIHSDQPVVTQVYADDGHVIMGSSVAATYGGKLLIGSVFHKALVCDLK from the exons ATGGGAAAGTTAGGCTTCATCTCACTTGTAATAGCTGCCTTTTCGGCGCTGTTAGGAGAGAGGATTGTCAACTTAAG GAAAAGGACTCTCGCCTCTCGGGAGCTGGTCCAGAATCACCTCCCTAACTGTGTTGCACTTAAAAATTTGG ATTATGGCTCGGAGGATATAACGATCCTTGGAGATGGACTTGCTTTCATCAGCGCT GGTCTCAAGTATCCTGGAATGCCATCCTCAGATGTGACGGGGAAGATCTTCTCCATTGATCTACAAGATTCTCGGATAAAACCAGTGGAGCTGCGCATGCCAAGAAACTTTGATCTGGAGTCATTCAACCCTCATGGCATCAGTGTATACACTGATCCAAGTG ATGACACAATATATCTGTTTGTTGTCAATCATCCTCAACACAAAAGCCAAGTAGAGGTCTTCAGATTTGTTGAGGACGACCACTCCCTGGTGTATCTGAAAACTATAAAGCACGAACTTCTCTACAG TGTAAACGATATTGTCGCCGTGGGTGTGGATAGCTTCTATGCAACCAATGATCACTATTTTACCCATGAGATCGTTAAAAGTTTGGTGGAGCCTCTTCTCGCTCAGCCTTGGACTAATGTTGTGTACTACAGTCCCAAGGACGTGAAAATAGTCTCTGAGGGTTACTACTTTGCAAATGGCATCAATATCTCACCAGATAAAAG ACATATATATGTGGCAGACCTATTTGACCACAATGTGCACGTGTTGGAGCGGAAAGAGGACAATACACTGGCCACTGTGAAG TCTGTGGCTGTGGGTTCCCTCTGTGACAACATTGAAGTTGACCCTGAAACAGGTGACCTGTGGCTTGGCTGTCACCCTAATGGATGGAAAGCTTTCATGTTTGACCCCAAAGACCCACCTGGATCAGAG GTCATCCGCATCCAGAAGATTCATTCTGATCAGCCAGTGGTGACTCAGGTGTACGCGGACGACGGTCATGTGATCATGGGTTCCTCTGTAGCAGCTACCTATGGGGGGAAGTTGCTCATTGGCTCCGTGTTCCATAAAGCCTTGGTCTGTGATCTGAAGTAG